TTTGGCTAATGCTTGCAATTATTATGGGATGTAGCAGATGTCTCAGGGATGAAAACCTATAACCACAAATTTAAGATAATTAAGTAAATATATTCTATATATTTTTGTTCCCTTAAACCATAGGTTTAAGGGAATTTTTTTAAATATTTAAGATGGAAAAGCTGTTACGTACAAAAAATCGTAATGTAATATTGAACAGTAAAATGATGAATAGTCTTTTTATCACAACAGGGATTCCTTTAAATGTATTTAATAAGAAGAATAAAGGAATCTATCGAAATTTGTAGAATCTGTACTTTATATATTAAAAGATTGTTTTAAAGAACACCTATATATAATAGATTTTTTAAGGGGGTATTATTATGCATAGTAAAATAGCTGTAATTTCACCCTCCAGTATTGTAACACAGAAAATGAAGGAGGAAGTTGAAAAGCGAAATCTTGACATTGTAGTGAGACAAGCCTTTACAGTTGATGCTGTAAATGAAGCTGAGGAATTGATCTTAAAGGGTGTAAAGATAATAATAAGCCGTGGGGTTACTGCATCAGCATTGAGGAAGAACTTAGATATTCCTATTGTAGATATTAAGCATACTTTTTTTGATTGCTATACTGCATATAAAAAAGCAAGGACAATATCAGACAAGATTGCTTTTTTAGCTACATCCAAGGGATTTGAGCATATACTTGAGAGAAGCAAGGACCTTTTAGAGGGCGTAACTATTATTCCAATAAATTTATTTGAGGATAAAGAAGTTATTGATGCAAAGCTTAGTCAACTGGTTGAAATGGGAATTGAAGTTGCAATAGGAGGATTGACTTTAGAAAAAAAGGTCACTTCATTAGGCATTAAATATGTAATGACTGAGGCTGATAGTGAGGCTTTGCGTCAGGCTATTGATGAAGCACTACATCTTATAAGAATTGAAATTGAAAAAGAAGCCCGAAGAATGGAGTTAGAAAATAAGTATGAGATGATTAATTCGATTTTTAACTGTGTGTCAGAAGGAATCATAAGCTACGATTCTAATGGTTTCATTACTAACATTAATAATAATGCCATAAGAGTATTGGGGCAGCAAATAGAAGGAAAGAAAATTAACGAAATTTTAACCTCAGATATATTTATGGAAGCAGTACAAAACGGAGAATCTATTACTAATGAAATTATTAACAGTGCTAAAACTTCATTTGTTGTGAATATAGAGCCTGTAAAAGTAGATTCTCATATAATAGGAGCTGTGGCTACCTTACAGCAATCAAAACAAATTCAAGCCGTAGAACAAAAAATAAGACATACAATGCTGAATAAAGGACATGTATCGGATAAAACATTTGATGATATTATTGGAGAGAGTGAAAAAATTTGTTTAACTAAAGAACTAGCTATGAGATATGCAGCAGTAGACAGCACGGTATTAATATTGGGAGATACAGGGACTGGAAAAGAACTTTTTGCGCAAAGCATTCATAACTATAGCAATAGAAGAGAAGCACCCTTTGTGGCAATAAACTGTGGCGCTTTTCCACCGAGTGTTCTAGAAAGTGAGCTATTTGGATATGTCAAGGGTGCGTTTACAGGCGCATTAAATGAAGGAAAAGCAGGGATATTTGAGCTTGCTCATCGAGGAACCATATTCCTAGATGAAATAAGTGAAACTCCCCTTGATGTACAAATCAAACTATTAAGGGTTATTCAAGAAAGGAAAATAATACGTATAGGCGATGATAAAGTTATACCTATTGACGTAAGAATTATTACAGCTAGTAATAAGGACTTAAAAAAGCAAATAAAAGAAGGATTATTTAGAGAAGATTTATATTATCGAATTTGTGTATTGGAACTTAAGATACCTTCATTAAAGGAAAGAGCAGAGGATATTCCTGGTCTTGTACGACATTTCATAGAAAATAGCAAGACGCCGGTGCAGGGAATTACAAATAAGGCTATGAATATGCTTGCATCCGCTGAGTGGCCAGGTAATATACGACAACTGAGTAACATCATAGAACGACTCATAGTTATTTGTAATAATGGTGTTATTAGTTCGGAAATGGTAGAAGAAGCTGCAGATATCGTAAGTAAAGAATCAGTAGAGATAGACAATAATATAACAAAGATTTTTGATGAAAAGGCAGATAATAAAGGACAAAATAAAAATACTGATGTAGGCGAGACTATGACGGAAGTAGAGCTGATTAAGAAGGTATTAATTGAAACAAGGGGAAATAGAGGACAAGCAGCTGAAAAGCTAGGAATTAGCACAACAACACTTTGGAGGAAAATAAAAAAGATTGATAGTATAGATGAAGATTTTTTAAAAAGAGTTAGATATGGTGAAATATAAAATTTGTTTCTTTCATCATATTTCAAAACATTTCATTTTGTTTCATTTCATTTCAAACGTATTCAGAGCATAGGATGAAATAAATATTTGAAAAAGAAAGAGGACACTAAAACCTAATATTATATTAAACAAACAAAAACGCTGAAATAATCATAATTTCTGCTTTTTGTTTGTTTTTTTAGTTACTATTATCACTTGGCACAGTTTATGCAATTAATAATTGCATAAGCAAAATTAAAAATATTTTACTGAAGGACTTGTAAAAAAATACAACGAAACATTGTAAAACATTTCACAATCTTTCATTAGCTATGATAGTAAAATATTTTATTTAAAACTAGAAAAAAGAGGTGATATTAGTGGAAAACTTAATAACTTTTATTGGATTTGGTGAGGCGGCATTTCATATAGCCAACGGGCTTAAATCTGAAGGATTAATGAATATTGTTGCCTATGATATCAATCAAAATGACGAAAAAAGGGGAGAAATCATCCGAAAAAGAGCTGAAGAAGCAGGAATTACTCTTGCAGATACTCTAGAAGAAGCATATTCTTCAGCAAAATTTATTGCATCCTTGACAAGCTCAAAGGTTGCCTATGAAGTTG
Above is a genomic segment from Proteiniborus ethanoligenes containing:
- a CDS encoding sigma 54-interacting transcriptional regulator — its product is MHSKIAVISPSSIVTQKMKEEVEKRNLDIVVRQAFTVDAVNEAEELILKGVKIIISRGVTASALRKNLDIPIVDIKHTFFDCYTAYKKARTISDKIAFLATSKGFEHILERSKDLLEGVTIIPINLFEDKEVIDAKLSQLVEMGIEVAIGGLTLEKKVTSLGIKYVMTEADSEALRQAIDEALHLIRIEIEKEARRMELENKYEMINSIFNCVSEGIISYDSNGFITNINNNAIRVLGQQIEGKKINEILTSDIFMEAVQNGESITNEIINSAKTSFVVNIEPVKVDSHIIGAVATLQQSKQIQAVEQKIRHTMLNKGHVSDKTFDDIIGESEKICLTKELAMRYAAVDSTVLILGDTGTGKELFAQSIHNYSNRREAPFVAINCGAFPPSVLESELFGYVKGAFTGALNEGKAGIFELAHRGTIFLDEISETPLDVQIKLLRVIQERKIIRIGDDKVIPIDVRIITASNKDLKKQIKEGLFREDLYYRICVLELKIPSLKERAEDIPGLVRHFIENSKTPVQGITNKAMNMLASAEWPGNIRQLSNIIERLIVICNNGVISSEMVEEAADIVSKESVEIDNNITKIFDEKADNKGQNKNTDVGETMTEVELIKKVLIETRGNRGQAAEKLGISTTTLWRKIKKIDSIDEDFLKRVRYGEI